The genomic DNA acacctggaggtgggaggagacaatcacaaagacaggtgaaacagatcagggcgtgactaaCCTAAGAACGGCACTTGCCAATGTAGTCACTTGAGTCCATCAAAACAATGATAATAGTAGTGATAGTAAATGGTATTTCATGTACAACACACAACTGACCTTTTCAAGCACTTCTGTAAATAACCTTTAAACTTCAATGAATGACCATAATAGAAGTTTGTCAGTTGGACTTTTATTTCATACAGGTTCCTCAGTGCTAGAGAAACTATTCTCGTTATGGTTTTGCGTGTTTTGTAACAAACAGGTGTTGGATATTTCGAAGGAAAGAAGTGTGTCACTCACTGCTGGTTCCATTACACATtctgacctgctttttaaaaaaataaataaaaacagtattacACAGGAAGTCAGATATTTGATAACTTAACTGTGTAGCAAAATAAAATGTCAGCGACATCACAGCGGTGGAAAAAACTCAAGCCTCAGCAAGCCCATTTCTCATAACAGTGGTATAAAGtccttaagtaaaaaaaaaactttaaagtactacttaagtagtttttggggtatctgcactttactttactatttatatattttacaacttttacttcactacattcctaaagaaaatgatgtactttttactccatacattttccctgacacccaaaagtactcgttacattttgaatgcttagcaggacaggaaaatggtctaattcacacacttaccaagagaacatccctggtcatccctactgcctctgatctggtggactcactaaacacaaatactttgtttgtaaattatgtctgagtgatgTCTGAGTTTACCAGTGGCTATTCGTGAATATAAAAAACATAAAAAcctgtgccgtctggtttgcttaatataaggaatttgaaatgatttatacttttacttttgatacttaagtatattttagcaattacatttacttttgatacttaagtatatttaaaaccaaatacttttagacttttactcaagttgtcaagctgtgggtaactggtgcatggaatcaggcgcaggagagcagagatgagtgtacAAGCTAATTTATTCCACGAACAGTACCAGTATAAATCAAATGCTAAAGGTGCTTGAAATTACCGGTCCTCGTAAATAACGGGCGTAATAAGAACCCGGCAAACAATACCAGCCAACAAGTAACGGCCTGAACATTATATACAAAAACgtacacaaacatgggggaaacagagggttaaataatgaacatgtaattggggaatagaaaccaggtgtgtagaaaacaaagacaaaacaaatggaaaatgaaaagtggatcggcgatggctagaagaccggcgacgtcgaccaccgaacgccgcccgaacaaggagagggaccgacttcggcggaagtcgtgacacaagtagtattttactgggtgactttcacttttacttgagtaattttctattaaggtatctttacttttactaaagtatgacgattgggtactttttccactaaaGATATCAGCCCTTAAGCTCTCAGCCACATGTTTCAGCTGCATGTTACACAGAATTATGGAGGGTTTTAGAGATTATGCAACAGAACAAACCCTCCAAGTCAAAGAAACACAGAAGCACAATAGCACACACAGAACAAACAAATTATAATAGAGGACAACAAGGGCTTTGAGATATCCTGCCTGTTGCATGCTTACTCTGACTCTGCATTGCGTGCACGCTGCCATGCACATCACCTCCATGCACACCACTACCATGCACACTACCCTGCACACTACCACGCACACTACCCTGCACACTACCATGCACATCACCACCATGCACACTACCCTGCACACTACCACGCACACTACCCTGCACACTACCATGCACACTAACATGCACACTAACATGCACACTACCATGCACACTACCCTGCACACTACCATGCACATCACCACCATGTACACTACCCTGCACACTACCACGCACACTACCCTGCACACTACCATGCACACTACCATGCACACTAACATGCACACTACCCTGCACACTACCATGCACATCACCACCATGTACACTACCCTGCACACTACCATGCACACTACCATGCACACTACCATGCACACTACCATGCACACTACCCTGCACACTACCATGCACATCACCACCATGTACACTACCCTGCACACTACCATGCACACTACCCTGCACACTACCATGCACACTATCATGCACActtctattatttatttattttagtgtacctttatttaactaggcaagtcagttaagaacaaattcttattttcaatgacggcctaccagggaacagtggggttaactgtcttgttcaggggcagaacgacagatttttaccttgtcagctcgggcattcaatcttgcaacctttttggtcacaagtccaacgctctaaccacaaggctgcCTGCCGCCCCTAACACTACTAGCATGCACACTACCGTGCACACTACAATGCAGCGTAGTAGACAGggtgctgaagactctgggcccTATTCAATGAAAACCTGTCTGGAGATAAGATGGCCCCACAAATACACAGTTGATGACAGTAAGCAATCAGCAGAGATGAATGATTTCTGCATGCTCGCCACTACACTGCCGCTTTGCTCTGGTTTGGCATCATTAAGACAGGGCCTTGAACTTAGTAAAGAAAAATGGGTGGGAGGACTAGGCCAGGGAGAGTGAATGGGGTGCGGCCCTGGGGGCCTCTTAAGATCACAGTCAGGAAGTGTGTCCTGCCTGCTGCATTCGCCGCTCACTCACCAACTAGTGAAACTGACGCACACTGGCACAGGGAGACTGGCACCATGCCGTACTAACCTCTCAGTGGACAATTAAACAGGAAGAGAGGAGGTACAGGCTCATTCACACAGGCAAAGTCACTCATTGGCGAAGTCATTGGGATTGTGACGAGACAGCCACACACGAGCTCTATGTAAAGACCCAGAGACCTCCTACAGAAAATACCATTACACATGCATACAGTACGCTCAAATGGACCGTTTTGTTGGTCGGTGTGAAAACCAATGTGACCAttgaaaataaagacaaattGTCAAGCCTTGGAAAGATTGTAAGGAAAAAAAACAGCTGAATTGGATATTTCACTTTTACATATTGAGTGAAGACTGCTGAGTTTTTCTCTTCATATTGAGTGAAGACTGCTGAGTTTTTCTCTTCATATTGAGTGAAGACTGCTGAGTTTTTCTCTTCATATTGAGTGAAGACTGCTGAGTTTTTCTCTTCATATTGAGTGAAGACTGCTGAGTTTTTCTCTTCATATTGAGTGAAGGCTGCTGAGTTTTTCTCTTCATATTGAGTGAAGACTGCTGAGTTTTTCTCTTCATATTGAGTGAAGACTGCTGAGTTTTTCTCTTCATATTGAGTGAAGACTGCTGAGTTTTTCTCTTCATATTGAGTGAAGACTGCTGAGTTTTTCTCTTCATATTGAGTGAAGACTGCTGAGTTTTTCTCTTCATATTGAGTGAAGACTGCTGAGTTTTTCTCTTCATATTGAGTGAAGACTGCTGAGTTTTTCTCTTCATATTGAGTGAAGACTGCTGAGTTTTTCTCTTCATATTGAGTGAAGACTGCTGAGTTTTTCTCTTCATATTGAGTGAAGACTGCTGAGTTTTTCTCTTCATATTGAGTGAAGACTGCTGAGTTTTTCTCTTCATATTGAGTGCTCCAGTGAATTTTACGTCTTCAACATCAAAACTTCAATCAAAGGAGGGTAAGGACATTTTCATTATTAATGCATTTAATGTAATTTATGATTATGTTTGACAAGTGTATAACAATTCTGCATAacaattgaatatttttttatgtCACAGGGAAGAGTATACATTCAAGCATTTCAATTTAGTTTTTCAATTAATGACCTACATCACAGCACATTCTTCATGAGCTGTCCAAATCAGACTGAATGAATGCAGATTCATGTAGGGACATCAAGTGTATTTTCAGGAATTTGGCTCAAATCTctcatcaagttgtagaaacatgatTTTAAAGGGATCCATGTCTTCTGAGTATCAGTCCACAAACCCCTGAATGGATCCAACTTTGAAAATGTTCCTTGGTTGCCATAGCACCTGTTACTGCACTGAATGTGATTCTAAGCTGTTTGGACTCATTATGTAAAGCGGAAGGCCAAGCGGatacagagactgacagacagacaaatggAGGTTGTAGGAAACGACTGACACAGTAAATGTACTGTCTATCATCGGCATAAATTTAACCGCTCTGTACAGAGGACTAACCTACTTGATGTATTTACAATGTCCAAAttaatattaaatacattttttaaacatacaTTGTGAAGGGTCTTATGAAAAAGTGCATTCTTTTCGTAGGTTAAATATAGAGTATATTTCTGGGTGTTAAATATAGAGTAAATTAacactgaatctctctctctctctctctctctctctctctctctctctctctctctctctctttctctctctctctctctctctctctctctctctctctctctctctctctctctgtctctctctctctgtatatatattgtcctctgtttctctccaaaGTACTTCTGGAGGTGAGGATGAACGGCAGCCAATCAAACCTGTCTCTGAAGTGTGTGCGTGACACCAGTGTGACGGCGGTGGTCTTCCCCTGTCTCTACAGCGCCCTCTTCCTGTTTGCGCTGGTACTCAACTGCCTGGCTGCATGGATCTTCTTCAACATCCGTAGCACCACCACCTTCGTGGTCTACCTGAAGAACGTAGTAAGGGACCCAGAATTTATTTTCTGTGATAAAACAATTTAGTTGTCCGACTGTCAAGAATAGTTTAACAATATGACTGATGACTGACGTGATGGCCTGTCTGTCAACAGGTGGTGGCAGACCTGCTGATGACTCTGTCCATCCCAGTGAAGGTCCTCGCGGACGCCGACGTAGGCTCCTGGCGTCTGCGTGTGTTCTACTGTCGCTACTCTGCCGTCCTCTTCTACACCACCATGTACATCAGCATCCTGCTCCTGGGGCTCATCAGCCTGGACCGTTACCTCAAGATCGTCAGGCCCTTTGGGAAGTGCGCCCTCCAGAGGGTCGGGCTGGGACAGGCTTTGAGTGCGGCCGTCTGGGCTGTGATGGTTTCTCTGGCTCTGCCCAATGCCGTTCTGAGTGACCGCACACCGCTGCTCTCTGGTGGCCGGCTGAAGTGTACCTCTCTAAAGGGTCAGGCCGGCATGCTGTGGCACGAGGGCTTCAACTACTTCTGCCAAGTACGGGCAACATTCTTGttcacaacatgcaacaatttctaagattttactgagttacagttcatctaagaaatcagtcaattgatataaattcattaggccctattctatggatttcacatgactgggaacacagatatgcatctgttggtcacagataccttaaataaatatagtaggggcatcagtatctggtgtgaccaccacttgcctcatgcagtgtgacacaactccttcgcatagagttgatcaggctgttgattgtggcctgtggaatgttgttccactcttCTTCAAAGGCTGTGCttagttgctggatattggagggaattggaacacgctgtcgtacatgtcgatccagagcatcccaaacatgctcaatgggtgagatgtctggtgagtatgcaggccatggaagaacatacattttcagcatccaggaattgtgtacagatccttgtgacatgcattatcatgctgaaacatgaggtgatggcggcagatgaatggcacaacaatgggcctctggatctcatcacagtatttctgcgcattcaaattgccatcaataaaatgcatttgtgttcattgtccgtagcttacacctacccataccataaccccaccgccaccattagGCACTCTCTTCACAACGTTGACaccagcaaaccactcgcccacacaatgccatatacgctgtctgccatctgcccggtacagttgaaaccgggattcctccatgaagagcacacttctccagtgtgccagtggacatcgaaggtgagcattttcccactgaagtcagttactaCCCTATACTGCAGtcaagtcaagaccctggtgaggacgacgagaatgcagatgagcttccctgagaccgtttctgacagtttgtgcagaaattcttcggttgtgcaaacccacagtttcatcagctgtccggaggttggtctcagacgatcctgcagatgaagaagccagatgtggaggtcctgggctgagctttagccagagaattgaatgttaatttctctaccataagccgcctccaccatccaaccggcctcacaaccccagaccacgtgtaaccatgatCTCGTAggcttcttcacctacgggatcatctgagaccagccacccggacagctgaagaaactgaagagtatttatgtctgtaataaagcccttttgtggggaaaaactcattctggttggctgggcctggcttctCAGTAGGTGGGCCTGGATCCCAAGTGGgtgagcctatgccctcccagactctggccctgcccagtcatgtgaaatccatagattagggaaaATTtacttatttcaattgactgattttcttacaTGATATCAGTGAAATCatttaaattgttgcatttatattgatTACATGTTGACACCCTGATGAAGCCGTTGGTCGATAAGCGTTGGTGTATTTTAATAATGACTTAGCCAAACACATTAAAAGCTTTTTAACTTTCATAAGCACACGAGTGCCTGGACTTAGCACCTATTTGTGATTAAAAATGTTCCTTTAGCTTTTCTGATGATGACGTTTGATGCCTTACGGagttttctcctcctcttcccaggTGGTGTTTTGGGgaacactggctctgatgctgtTGTGTTACACCTTCATCAGTCGGAAAGTCTACGAGTCCTACAAAGCCTCGCGTAGTGGCTCCAAAGCGGCCAGCCGTAGGACCAAGGCCAAAGTCtttgtggtggtgggggtgtttTTCGTTTGTTTCGCCCCTTTTCATTTCGCCAGGGTGCCCTACACTCTCACCCAGACCCGAAACATAGACAACCATTGTCGGGCGCAAAACGCACTCTACATTGCCAAGGAGACCACTCTCTGGCTGTCTGCCACTAACGTGTGTCTGGACCCGCTGATCTATGTTTTCCTGTGCAGGGTGTTCCGGAAAAGATTGACTGCCACACTCAACCGCAAGACCCTCCCCCAGGGCGGTTTGGAGTTGCCCACGGCAACCTCCACTCAGCTGGAGATACCACAGATGGTACATAACAGAATGTTGGATGTCAGTTTGGCCTAGAAGCACAACGGACATGTTTTTTTTCCCCAACTCTGTTAAATTGTAAATATATTTTGGCCTGTGACCAGAGTAAAGCCCTCAAATCATTTCTGGATAAGTGGCTCTGTTACTAAGACATCACCTCTGTGATAGCCCATGTGTGACGAGTATTTTGGAACAAAACAGCTGGTGTTACATCAGATAACCAAACTGCAGCAGGGCTTTCAAAAGATCATGTATACGAGACACAAGAGTCAACCCAGGTTAACGTGTCGGTCTCTAATGATCGCAAAGTCATCCTGTCTTTTATTCTCAGTGTCATTTACTGTCTGCTCTCACTTCCCTTTCCCTAATCTTCTCCAAAAAATACTTTCCTTCTTCTTCATTTCACCAGAAAGGAAAACAACTTGACTGATTGCTCTTAGATAATGTGAGTGTGACAATGTAACATACACGCTTACGAAATGGTATGTTGTTTGTGTGTATAGTATAGGGTGATGCAGTCTTTACATGTTGTTGGAAAGCAAGACAAAAGCACAGTATCTCAGACATCTCATGCAAatacactatatgtacaaaaatatgtggacaccacttcaaattaatagattcagctatttcagccacacccgttgctgacagccatgcattctccatagacaaacattggcagtggaatggccttactgaagagctctgtgattttcaacgtggcactgtcataggaggACAGCTGCCTACTGTAAATGTTGTTATTGAGAAGTGGAAACGTctgggagcaacaacggctcagccgcaaagtggtaggccacacaagctcacagaacgggaccgcgagagctgaagcacgtagcacgtaaaaatcgtctatcctcggttgcaacacccactaccgaattccaaactgcctctggaagcaacgtcggcacaagaactgttcgtcgggagcttcatgaaatgggtttccatggccgagcagccgcacaaaagcctaagatcaccatgcgcaatgcctagtgccggctggagtgatgtaaagctcgccacaATTGGACTCTTAAAGCagcgttctctggtgtgatgaatcacgcttcaccatctggcattccGACGGACGAacctgggtttggcagatgccgggagaacactacctgccccgatgcatagtgctaactgtaaagattggtggagaaggaataatggtctggggctgtttttcatggttcgggaccctaagttccagtgaagagaaatcttaacgctacagcatactatgacattctagacgattctgtgcttccaaatttgtggcaacaatttggggaaagctatttcctgtttcagcatgacaatgtccccgtgcacaaagggaggtccatacagaaatggtttgtcgagatcggtgtggaagaacttgcctggcctgcactgagccctgacctcaaccccatcgaacacctttgggatgaattggaaccctgactgcgagccaggcctaatcgcccaacatcagtgcccaacctcactaatgctcttgtggctgaatggaagcaagagaGACCGATacagcaatgttacaacatctagtggaaagccttcccagaagagtggaggctgttataacagcaaaggggggaccaactccatattaatgtccatgattttggaatgagatgttcgacaagcaggtgtccacatacttttgctcaTGTAGTGTACCAATCAGTACACAAATACTGCTGAGGAAGAATGGTTGGTTTAATAAAGAATGCTTGGTTTAATAAAGAATGGTTGGTTTAATAAGGAATGGTTGATTTAATAAAGAATGGTTGGTTTCATAATGGATGGTTGGTTTAATAAATAATGGTTGGTTTAATAAAGAATGCTTGGTTTAATAAAGAATGGTTGGTTTCATAATGGATGGTTGGTTTAATAAATAATGGTTGGTTTAATAAATAATGGTTGGTTTAATAAAGAATGGTTGGTTTCATAAAGGATGGTTGGTTTAATAAAGAATGGTTGATTTAATAAAGAATGGTTGGTTTCATAAAGGATGGTTGGTTTAATAAAGAATGGTTGGTTTAATAAAGAATGGTTGGTCTAATAAAGGATGGTTGGTTTAATAAAGAATG from Salmo trutta chromosome 26, fSalTru1.1, whole genome shotgun sequence includes the following:
- the LOC115163793 gene encoding P2Y purinoceptor 13-like isoform X2; its protein translation is MTLSIPVKVLADADVGSWRLRVFYCRYSAVLFYTTMYISILLLGLISLDRYLKIVRPFGKCALQRVGLGQALSAAVWAVMVSLALPNAVLSDRTPLLSGGRLKCTSLKGQAGMLWHEGFNYFCQVVFWGTLALMLLCYTFISRKVYESYKASRSGSKAASRRTKAKVFVVVGVFFVCFAPFHFARVPYTLTQTRNIDNHCRAQNALYIAKETTLWLSATNVCLDPLIYVFLCRVFRKRLTATLNRKTLPQGGLELPTATSTQLEIPQMVHNRMLDVSLA
- the LOC115163793 gene encoding P2Y purinoceptor 13-like isoform X1 produces the protein MNGSQSNLSLKCVRDTSVTAVVFPCLYSALFLFALVLNCLAAWIFFNIRSTTTFVVYLKNVVVADLLMTLSIPVKVLADADVGSWRLRVFYCRYSAVLFYTTMYISILLLGLISLDRYLKIVRPFGKCALQRVGLGQALSAAVWAVMVSLALPNAVLSDRTPLLSGGRLKCTSLKGQAGMLWHEGFNYFCQVVFWGTLALMLLCYTFISRKVYESYKASRSGSKAASRRTKAKVFVVVGVFFVCFAPFHFARVPYTLTQTRNIDNHCRAQNALYIAKETTLWLSATNVCLDPLIYVFLCRVFRKRLTATLNRKTLPQGGLELPTATSTQLEIPQMVHNRMLDVSLA